One Mycolicibacterium goodii genomic region harbors:
- a CDS encoding LLM class flavin-dependent oxidoreductase, with protein sequence MTFAKFFWFLPTAGDSRSIVGSSHASSQHTVPDNYRPPTRRYLAEVARAADRLGYEGVLTPTGTWCEDAWLTTSALLAETERLKFLVAFRPGLVPPTLAAQQTATLQRFSGGRVLLNVVTGGDNVEQRRFGDWLDHDERYARTGEFLHIVNRLWRQASDESLDYEGTYYKVADARVSAPPDPVPQIYFGGSSPAALPIAGEHVDVYLTWGEPPQDAAAKIEKVRALAARRGRTVRFGIRLHTISRDTSAAAWAVADDLVAGLDPEAIAKATALHSKSESEGQRRMTALHGGRIDRLEIHPNLWAGVGLVRGGAGTALVGSHEEVANLIYEYHSLGFDEFILSGYPHLEESYWFAEGVLPILRRKGVAA encoded by the coding sequence ATGACCTTCGCGAAATTCTTCTGGTTTCTGCCCACGGCGGGCGACAGCCGCTCGATCGTCGGCTCGTCACATGCGTCGTCGCAACACACGGTGCCGGACAACTACCGGCCACCGACCCGGCGCTACCTGGCCGAGGTGGCCCGCGCGGCCGACCGGCTCGGCTACGAGGGCGTGCTCACCCCGACCGGAACGTGGTGCGAGGACGCGTGGTTGACCACCTCGGCGCTGCTCGCCGAGACCGAACGGCTCAAGTTCCTTGTGGCGTTCCGCCCCGGCCTGGTGCCGCCGACGTTGGCCGCGCAGCAGACCGCGACACTGCAGCGGTTCTCGGGGGGACGTGTACTGCTCAACGTCGTCACCGGCGGCGACAACGTCGAACAACGCCGGTTCGGGGACTGGCTCGACCACGACGAGCGTTACGCGCGCACCGGCGAGTTCCTCCACATTGTCAACCGTCTGTGGCGCCAGGCGAGCGACGAATCACTCGACTACGAGGGCACCTACTACAAGGTGGCCGACGCCAGGGTGTCGGCGCCGCCGGACCCGGTGCCGCAGATCTACTTCGGCGGCTCGTCGCCGGCGGCACTGCCGATCGCGGGCGAACACGTCGACGTCTACCTCACGTGGGGCGAACCGCCGCAGGACGCCGCGGCGAAGATCGAGAAAGTCCGCGCGCTCGCCGCGCGACGCGGGCGCACGGTGCGGTTCGGCATCCGGCTGCACACCATCTCGCGGGACACCTCGGCCGCGGCATGGGCGGTCGCCGACGATCTGGTCGCAGGCCTCGATCCCGAGGCCATCGCGAAAGCCACTGCGCTGCACTCGAAGTCGGAGTCCGAAGGTCAGCGTCGGATGACGGCCCTGCACGGCGGGCGGATCGACAGACTCGAGATCCACCCGAACCTGTGGGCCGGCGTCGGCCTGGTGCGCGGGGGAGCGGGCACCGCACTGGTCGGCAGCCACGAAGAGGTCGCCAACCTGATCTACGAGTACCACTCGCTGGGCTTCGACGAGTTCATCCTGTCCGGCTACCCGCACCTGGAGGAGTCGTACTGGTTCGCCGAGGGAGTGTTGCCGATCCTGCGGCGCAAAGGCGTGGCCGCCTGA
- a CDS encoding carboxylesterase/lipase family protein: protein MHERTVRAEISTGIVEGFTRDGVHRWRSIPYARAPIGPLRLRAPQPAEGWPGVRYCHGFGYCAPQQRRYTLTGVGKYQPMSEDCLTLNVVAPEEPHEDALPVMFFVHGGGYILGSSATPIYDGAALARRGCVYVSVNYRLGVLGCMELSSLSTPDHPIDDNLFLRDLVLALQWVRDNIAVFGGDPDNVTIFGESAGAQAVATLLAVPAAEGLFARVISESPASGMVSSAAASARLAAQFAGLIAPGGEDAAAALKTLGPAQLGRALETLIRRGMTDMPGAFPVGPTWDTEFLPTDPIEAITEGSAHRVPLIVGNNADEGRLFTRFLPLLPTNEPMIEKLFADADPAHRERILAAYPGYPDSSACIRLGGDFAFGSATWQVAEAHSRHAPTYVYRYDYAPRALRWSGLGATHAMELLAVFDTYRTRYGSMLTAVADRRSARRVSRDIQTRWRNFSRAGVPGSDWPAYRPDDRAVYVFDTRPRIEYDPDADRRLAWEGFSLAQR from the coding sequence ATGCACGAACGCACCGTCCGCGCAGAGATCAGTACCGGGATCGTCGAGGGATTCACGCGAGACGGCGTACATCGGTGGCGTTCCATCCCGTACGCCCGGGCGCCCATCGGCCCGCTGCGGCTGCGGGCGCCTCAGCCCGCCGAGGGATGGCCCGGCGTGCGGTACTGCCACGGATTCGGCTACTGCGCGCCCCAGCAGCGCCGCTACACCCTGACGGGGGTCGGCAAGTACCAGCCGATGAGCGAGGACTGCCTGACCCTCAACGTCGTCGCTCCCGAAGAACCCCACGAGGATGCGTTGCCGGTCATGTTCTTCGTCCACGGCGGCGGCTACATCCTCGGCAGTTCGGCGACACCGATCTACGACGGCGCCGCGCTCGCGCGGCGCGGCTGCGTGTACGTCTCGGTGAACTACCGCCTTGGCGTGCTGGGCTGCATGGAACTGTCGTCGCTGTCGACCCCGGACCACCCGATCGACGACAACCTGTTCCTGCGCGACCTCGTGCTCGCGTTGCAGTGGGTCCGCGACAACATCGCGGTGTTCGGCGGGGATCCCGACAATGTGACGATCTTCGGTGAGAGTGCCGGCGCGCAGGCCGTCGCGACGCTGCTCGCCGTGCCCGCCGCCGAGGGGTTGTTCGCACGCGTGATCTCCGAGAGCCCGGCCAGCGGCATGGTGAGCTCGGCCGCGGCGTCGGCACGTCTGGCCGCACAGTTCGCGGGGCTCATCGCGCCGGGTGGTGAGGACGCCGCCGCGGCGCTGAAGACACTCGGCCCGGCCCAACTGGGCCGCGCGCTCGAAACACTCATCAGACGCGGCATGACGGACATGCCAGGCGCATTCCCGGTCGGCCCCACCTGGGACACCGAGTTCCTGCCGACCGACCCGATCGAGGCGATCACCGAGGGCAGCGCGCACCGGGTGCCGCTCATCGTCGGCAACAACGCCGACGAGGGCCGGTTGTTCACGCGCTTCCTGCCGCTGCTGCCGACCAACGAACCGATGATCGAAAAACTCTTCGCCGATGCCGATCCGGCGCATCGCGAGCGGATCCTGGCCGCCTATCCGGGGTATCCCGACAGCTCGGCGTGTATCCGCCTGGGCGGCGACTTCGCGTTCGGATCGGCCACATGGCAGGTGGCCGAGGCGCACAGCCGCCACGCGCCCACGTACGTGTACCGCTACGACTACGCGCCGCGCGCCCTGCGCTGGTCGGGCCTCGGTGCCACACACGCGATGGAACTGCTCGCCGTATTCGACACCTACCGCACCAGATACGGCTCGATGCTGACCGCGGTGGCCGACCGCCGATCGGCGCGCCGCGTCAGCCGCGACATCCAGACCCGGTGGCGGAACTTCAGCCGCGCCGGCGTCCCTGGGTCCGATTGGCCGGCTTATCGGCCCGACGATCGCGCGGTGTACGTGTTCGACACCAGGCCGCGCATCGAGTACGACCCCGATGCGGATCGGCGGCTCGCGTGGGAGGGGTTCAGTCTCGCCCAGCGCTGA
- a CDS encoding primary-amine oxidase yields the protein MDYPLDPLSADEFTAVAAILRRENGVGEGWRIASVELAEPSKAELAAFDEGGPTPARRAAVLCLDRSANATYKGFVSLTEDRVESFTHIPGVQANFTVDEFAECDQILRRHPDVIAALTRRGIIDIDNVFMDTWTYGSAVAPPEYADRRIGWSDTWYKSAAGANPYAHPISGLHCVVDLNAMEVLRVEDDGTNESPDVMGEYVPRHIPERIRAASTREPVKPLEITQPEGPSFTLRGNLLQWQNWSLRIGFNHREGMTLHTVRYRDGAVNRSVAHRLSFAEMVVPYRDSSVDHYRRTAFDIGEWGLGFMTTSLELGCDCLGEIRYLDAVLHNSKGEPYTIADAICIHEEDNAVLWKHVDHEAGAEVRRMRRLTLSFHVTVANYEYLVYWRLYQDGNIECEVRATGIMVTTPLPAGVDSHPNGTLVDKRTYAPYHQHFLIARLDLDIDGTDNTVFVTESHAEPVGPNNPYGLAVVVREEALRTEADGRQDVDFATQRAWKVVNTNAVNGLGTHPSYKLVPTGAIPPMLDPASPVLQRANVIGHTLWVTPNHPDERWPAGEFVNQSTHDTGLGEWTKANRSIDNTDVVLWYVFGIHHITRPEDWPVMPVDIVSFWLKPYGFFDRNPALDVPATPPGACAHGHARAAHH from the coding sequence GTGGACTACCCACTGGATCCGCTGTCGGCCGACGAGTTCACCGCGGTCGCAGCGATACTGCGGCGTGAAAACGGGGTCGGAGAGGGCTGGCGGATCGCCTCGGTAGAGCTGGCCGAACCGTCCAAGGCCGAACTGGCCGCATTCGACGAGGGCGGCCCGACGCCGGCGCGGCGGGCAGCGGTTCTCTGCCTCGACCGGTCGGCGAACGCCACCTACAAGGGATTCGTGTCGCTGACCGAGGACCGGGTGGAGAGCTTCACCCACATCCCGGGCGTACAAGCCAATTTCACCGTGGACGAGTTCGCCGAGTGCGATCAGATCCTGCGCAGACACCCCGACGTGATCGCGGCGCTGACGCGACGCGGCATCATCGACATCGACAACGTGTTCATGGACACGTGGACCTACGGTTCGGCCGTCGCGCCGCCCGAGTACGCTGACCGCCGCATCGGCTGGTCCGACACCTGGTACAAGTCCGCCGCAGGGGCCAACCCGTATGCCCATCCGATCAGTGGGCTGCACTGCGTCGTCGACCTCAACGCCATGGAGGTGCTCCGTGTCGAGGACGACGGCACCAACGAAAGCCCCGACGTCATGGGCGAATACGTGCCACGTCACATTCCCGAGCGGATCCGCGCCGCCTCGACGCGCGAACCCGTCAAACCGCTCGAGATCACGCAGCCCGAGGGGCCGTCGTTCACACTCCGCGGCAACCTGCTGCAGTGGCAGAACTGGTCGCTGCGAATCGGGTTCAACCACCGAGAAGGCATGACGCTGCACACCGTGCGCTACCGCGACGGTGCGGTCAACCGCTCGGTGGCGCACCGGTTGTCGTTCGCCGAGATGGTTGTGCCCTATCGCGATTCGTCGGTGGACCACTATCGCCGCACCGCGTTCGACATCGGCGAGTGGGGCCTGGGGTTCATGACCACGTCGCTCGAACTCGGCTGCGACTGCCTCGGCGAGATCCGCTACCTCGACGCCGTGCTGCACAACAGCAAGGGCGAGCCCTACACGATCGCCGACGCCATCTGCATCCACGAGGAGGACAACGCCGTGCTGTGGAAGCACGTCGACCACGAGGCCGGTGCCGAGGTACGCCGGATGCGCAGGCTCACCCTGTCGTTCCACGTCACCGTCGCCAACTACGAGTACCTCGTGTACTGGCGGCTGTACCAGGACGGCAACATCGAATGCGAGGTACGCGCCACCGGCATCATGGTGACCACGCCGTTGCCCGCCGGAGTCGACTCGCATCCCAACGGCACGCTGGTCGACAAACGCACGTACGCGCCGTATCACCAGCATTTCCTGATCGCGCGGCTCGACCTGGACATCGACGGCACCGACAACACCGTCTTCGTGACCGAGTCCCACGCCGAACCCGTCGGCCCGAACAATCCGTACGGGCTTGCGGTGGTCGTGCGCGAGGAGGCACTGCGCACCGAGGCCGACGGCAGGCAGGACGTCGACTTCGCGACACAACGGGCGTGGAAGGTGGTCAACACGAACGCCGTCAACGGCCTTGGCACACACCCGTCGTACAAGCTGGTGCCGACCGGCGCGATCCCGCCGATGCTCGACCCGGCCTCACCTGTGCTGCAACGCGCCAACGTCATCGGACACACCCTGTGGGTCACACCCAACCACCCCGACGAGCGCTGGCCCGCAGGGGAGTTCGTCAACCAGTCGACCCACGACACCGGTCTGGGCGAGTGGACCAAGGCCAACCGCTCGATCGACAACACCGACGTGGTGCTCTGGTACGTGTTCGGCATCCACCACATCACCCGTCCCGAGGACTGGCCCGTGATGCCCGTCGACATCGTGTCGTTCTGGCTCAAGCCGTACGGCTTCTTCGACCGCAACCCCGCGTTGGACGTTCCCGCCACGCCGCCCGGTGCGTGCGCCCACGGGCACGCCAGGGCCGCACACCATTAG
- a CDS encoding ecdysteroid 22-kinase family protein, whose protein sequence is MQPTQNAVIERPDDLTCGWLTTALGAGQVTDFSFERIGTGQMSECYRVSLRYAETGAGGADGPASVVLKVAATDRNSRQTGLALGLYEREVRFYTDIAPQLRGGPVAPCHHSAFDPRTGAFDLLLGDAAPATVGDELRGATIEQARLALSELGHVHGAAHASSGGAVIADWLVREAPVGQPMLAGLYAAFAERYAEAITPRQREVCERLVGSFESYLAAENQRPKGLVHGDYRLDNMLFGDPGADRPLTVVDWQTVTWGPALTDVAYFVGGSLPVDARREHYDGLLRAYHEALGPGAPLTLDQVREEVRRQSFFGVVMAIVSSMLVERTERGDQMFMTMLERHCSHVLDTGALDILAPPVPVEPLKPAPEDDDAHTPGGEPLWNESWYFDFVDTAAGFGGWIRLGLIPNQDHAWINVLVCGPGLPTVALNDFHAALPADIARVSGAGVELSLQRGEPLQTYRVTASGRAQAHDDPAALLRDESGTPLDVTVDLTWTSVGTPYLYRITPRYEIPCAVTGTVTVGEKTYPLDAVVGQRDHSWGVRDWWAMEWVWSALHLDDGTHLHAVDIRIPDMPPIGIGYTQREGDLVELESVTARHALGDDDLPVTTTLALQPGNIEATIDIQGHAPVKLTSAEGKISQFPRAWASVRTADGRTGAGWLEWNRNLG, encoded by the coding sequence GTGCAACCGACTCAGAACGCCGTCATCGAACGTCCCGACGACCTGACCTGCGGGTGGCTGACCACCGCTCTGGGCGCCGGGCAGGTCACCGATTTCAGCTTCGAACGCATCGGCACGGGCCAGATGAGTGAGTGCTACCGCGTGAGCCTGCGCTATGCGGAGACGGGTGCCGGCGGCGCGGACGGCCCCGCGTCGGTGGTGCTGAAGGTTGCCGCCACCGACCGCAACAGCCGCCAGACCGGTCTGGCGCTGGGCCTCTACGAGCGGGAAGTGCGGTTCTACACCGACATCGCCCCGCAACTCCGGGGTGGCCCCGTCGCGCCGTGCCACCACTCGGCGTTCGACCCACGGACCGGGGCGTTCGACCTGCTGCTCGGTGATGCCGCGCCGGCCACCGTCGGCGACGAACTGCGGGGTGCGACCATCGAGCAGGCCAGGCTGGCGCTGTCGGAGCTGGGGCACGTGCACGGCGCCGCGCACGCGTCGTCCGGCGGTGCCGTCATCGCCGACTGGCTCGTACGCGAGGCACCGGTCGGCCAGCCGATGCTCGCGGGGTTGTACGCGGCGTTCGCCGAGCGCTATGCCGAGGCGATCACACCGCGGCAGCGCGAGGTGTGCGAGCGGCTCGTCGGAAGCTTCGAGAGCTACCTCGCCGCCGAGAACCAGCGGCCGAAAGGGCTGGTGCACGGCGACTATCGGCTCGACAACATGCTGTTCGGCGATCCAGGCGCCGACCGCCCGCTGACCGTCGTCGACTGGCAGACCGTCACGTGGGGCCCCGCACTCACCGACGTGGCGTACTTCGTCGGCGGATCACTACCCGTCGACGCGCGCCGCGAACACTACGACGGGCTGCTGCGTGCCTACCACGAGGCGCTCGGACCCGGCGCACCGCTGACGCTCGACCAGGTGCGTGAAGAGGTGCGGCGGCAGAGCTTCTTCGGCGTGGTGATGGCCATCGTGTCGTCGATGCTCGTCGAGCGCACCGAGCGCGGCGACCAGATGTTCATGACCATGCTCGAGCGGCACTGCAGCCACGTGCTCGACACCGGCGCGCTGGACATCCTCGCGCCGCCGGTGCCCGTCGAACCGCTCAAGCCCGCACCCGAGGACGACGACGCGCACACACCCGGTGGCGAGCCGCTGTGGAACGAGAGCTGGTACTTCGACTTCGTCGACACCGCAGCCGGATTCGGCGGCTGGATCCGGCTCGGCCTGATCCCCAACCAGGACCACGCCTGGATCAACGTACTGGTGTGCGGACCCGGTCTGCCGACCGTGGCGCTCAACGACTTCCACGCGGCACTGCCTGCCGACATCGCGCGGGTGTCCGGTGCAGGCGTCGAGCTCTCGCTGCAGCGCGGCGAGCCGCTGCAGACCTACCGCGTCACCGCATCGGGCCGAGCGCAGGCCCACGACGATCCCGCGGCGCTGCTGCGCGACGAGTCAGGCACACCGCTCGACGTGACGGTTGACCTGACCTGGACGTCGGTCGGCACGCCCTACCTGTACCGGATCACGCCACGCTACGAGATCCCGTGCGCGGTCACCGGAACCGTCACCGTGGGTGAGAAGACGTACCCGCTCGACGCCGTCGTCGGCCAACGTGACCACTCGTGGGGTGTGCGGGACTGGTGGGCCATGGAATGGGTCTGGAGCGCACTACATCTCGACGACGGGACCCACCTGCACGCCGTCGACATCCGCATCCCCGACATGCCACCCATCGGCATCGGGTACACACAGCGAGAAGGAGACCTCGTCGAACTGGAATCCGTGACAGCACGGCACGCACTCGGCGACGACGACCTGCCCGTCACCACCACGCTGGCCCTGCAACCGGGCAACATCGAGGCCACCATCGACATCCAGGGCCACGCCCCGGTCAAGCTCACCTCAGCCGAGGGCAAGATCAGCCAGTTCCCGCGCGCCTGGGCGAGCGTGCGTACCGCCGACGGCCGCACCGGCGCCGGCTGGCTGGAGTGGAACCGCAACCTGGGGTAG
- a CDS encoding DUF167 domain-containing protein, which yields MSETVVVRVKPGSRKGPLVETGDDGTLTIYVQERAVDGKANAAVTKLLAAHLGMPSGRLELASGATARLKRFPFS from the coding sequence GTGAGCGAAACCGTCGTCGTCCGCGTCAAGCCGGGTAGCCGCAAAGGCCCGCTCGTCGAGACCGGCGACGACGGCACCCTCACCATCTACGTGCAGGAGCGCGCCGTCGACGGCAAGGCCAACGCTGCTGTCACGAAACTCCTTGCCGCACACCTGGGTATGCCGTCGGGTCGCTTAGAGCTGGCCTCGGGTGCGACGGCTCGGCTGAAGCGCTTCCCCTTCAGTTGA
- a CDS encoding lipid-transfer protein — protein sequence MSAPEPVYILGAGMHPWGKWGRDFTEYGVVAARAALAEAGLDWRQIQLVAGADTIRNGYPGFVAGATFAQKLGWNGIPVTSSYAACASGSQALQSARAQILAGFCDVALVIGADTTPKGFFAPVGGERRNDPDWQRFHLIGATNTVYFALLARRRMDLYGATLEDFAQVKVKNARHGLNNPNARYRKEASVEDVLGSPVVSDPLRLLDICATSDGAAALVVASKSFAEKHLGSVDGVPSVRAISLQSPQYPQHLPELPDIATDSTAVVNAPERVFKDQILDAAYAEAGVGPEDLSLAEVYDLSTALELDWYEHLGLCGKGEAEQLLRSGATTIGGRIPVNPSGGLACFGEAIPAQAIAQVCELTWQLRGQATGRQVEGAKVGITANQGLFGHGSSVIVAR from the coding sequence ATGAGCGCACCGGAACCGGTCTACATCCTCGGCGCAGGCATGCACCCGTGGGGCAAGTGGGGACGTGACTTCACCGAGTACGGCGTCGTGGCCGCGCGCGCCGCGCTGGCCGAGGCCGGACTCGACTGGCGCCAGATCCAGCTCGTGGCGGGCGCCGACACCATCCGCAACGGTTACCCCGGCTTTGTCGCAGGTGCCACGTTCGCCCAGAAGCTGGGCTGGAACGGCATACCCGTCACCTCAAGCTACGCCGCATGCGCGAGCGGTTCACAGGCGTTGCAGAGCGCCCGCGCACAGATCCTCGCCGGGTTCTGCGACGTGGCGCTGGTGATCGGGGCCGACACCACGCCGAAGGGTTTCTTCGCACCCGTCGGCGGTGAACGCAGGAACGACCCGGACTGGCAGCGGTTCCACCTGATCGGCGCCACCAACACCGTGTATTTCGCGCTGCTGGCACGTCGGCGCATGGACCTCTACGGCGCCACGCTCGAGGACTTCGCGCAGGTGAAGGTGAAGAACGCGCGACACGGGCTGAACAACCCGAATGCGCGCTACCGCAAGGAAGCCAGCGTCGAGGACGTGCTGGGCAGCCCCGTGGTGTCGGACCCCCTTCGGCTGCTCGACATCTGCGCGACGTCCGACGGTGCGGCCGCGCTGGTGGTGGCGAGCAAGTCGTTCGCCGAGAAGCATCTCGGCTCGGTCGATGGAGTGCCGTCGGTGCGCGCGATCAGCCTGCAGTCCCCGCAGTACCCACAGCATCTTCCCGAATTGCCGGACATCGCAACGGATTCGACTGCCGTGGTGAACGCACCCGAGCGGGTGTTCAAGGACCAGATCCTGGACGCGGCCTACGCCGAGGCGGGTGTTGGGCCCGAGGACCTGAGCCTGGCCGAGGTCTACGACCTGTCCACCGCGCTCGAACTCGACTGGTACGAGCACCTGGGGCTGTGCGGGAAAGGCGAGGCCGAGCAGTTGCTGCGCAGCGGCGCCACCACGATCGGCGGACGCATCCCGGTCAATCCGTCGGGCGGGCTGGCGTGCTTCGGCGAGGCCATTCCCGCGCAGGCCATCGCACAGGTGTGCGAGCTCACCTGGCAACTCAGGGGCCAGGCGACCGGACGTCAGGTCGAGGGCGCCAAGGTCGGCATCACGGCCAATCAAGGTCTGTTCGGTCATGGCTCCTCGGTGATCGTCGCGCGGTAG
- a CDS encoding Zn-ribbon domain-containing OB-fold protein yields the protein MPGDTDAATQLPAIDGWWREDESGGPHLIGGKCTKCATYVFPPRADNCPNPACDGDELAQVPLSRRGKVWSYTENRYAPPPPYPAPDPFEPFAVAAVELAEEGLIVLGKVVEGTLAADLEVGMEMELTTMPLYTDDDGVERLTYAWRPADARSKGAAE from the coding sequence GTGCCAGGTGATACCGACGCCGCAACGCAACTACCGGCCATCGACGGATGGTGGCGCGAGGACGAGTCCGGCGGCCCCCATCTGATCGGCGGAAAGTGCACGAAATGTGCCACCTACGTGTTCCCGCCGCGGGCCGACAACTGCCCCAACCCCGCCTGTGACGGCGACGAGTTGGCCCAGGTGCCGCTGTCGCGCCGCGGCAAGGTCTGGAGCTACACCGAGAACCGCTATGCCCCGCCGCCGCCCTATCCGGCGCCGGACCCGTTCGAGCCGTTCGCCGTGGCGGCCGTCGAACTGGCCGAGGAGGGCCTGATCGTGCTGGGCAAGGTCGTCGAGGGCACTCTGGCCGCGGACCTGGAGGTCGGGATGGAGATGGAACTGACCACCATGCCGCTCTACACCGACGACGACGGCGTCGAGCGCCTCACCTACGCGTGGAGGCCTGCGGACGCGAGGAGCAAGGGAGCCGCAGAATGA
- a CDS encoding alpha/beta hydrolase — protein MTTFVFAPGMCHGAWCFDPVMAPLRAAGYQVLAVTPTGVAERAHLLCAGVNLDTHITDVVAVIEAYAEEPVVLVGHSYGGMVITGVADRVPDSVDALVFLDAVVPRDGESCADLVDDEERRWYLESDDSGFGVPPLPFFDPRASAHPRASVLQPLRLGVDLNRFRRREFVYALDWPGESPMRTCYDRVRDDPNWGCHELDAKHNLMRDAPEAVLRILVDVASR, from the coding sequence ATGACGACATTCGTCTTCGCCCCCGGAATGTGCCATGGGGCATGGTGTTTCGATCCCGTCATGGCTCCGCTGCGGGCGGCCGGGTATCAGGTGCTGGCTGTGACACCGACCGGCGTCGCCGAACGCGCGCACCTGCTGTGCGCGGGCGTCAACCTCGACACCCACATCACCGACGTCGTCGCGGTGATCGAGGCATACGCGGAAGAACCGGTCGTCCTCGTCGGCCACAGCTACGGCGGCATGGTGATCACCGGTGTCGCCGACCGCGTTCCCGACAGCGTCGACGCGCTGGTGTTCCTCGATGCGGTGGTGCCGCGCGACGGGGAATCGTGTGCGGATCTGGTCGACGACGAGGAGCGGCGGTGGTACCTGGAGTCCGACGACTCCGGATTCGGAGTGCCACCACTGCCGTTCTTCGATCCCCGCGCGAGCGCGCATCCGCGCGCGAGCGTGCTGCAGCCGCTGCGACTCGGCGTCGACCTGAACCGCTTCCGGCGCCGCGAGTTCGTCTATGCGCTCGATTGGCCTGGCGAGTCACCGATGCGGACCTGCTACGACCGCGTCCGCGATGACCCGAACTGGGGCTGCCACGAACTCGACGCCAAACACAACCTGATGCGCGACGCGCCCGAGGCCGTGCTCCGCATCCTTGTCGACGTCGCGTCCCGGTAG
- a CDS encoding FAD-dependent monooxygenase — MSTVIVIAGAGIGGLTAALALQQRGFEVVVLESARELRPLGVGINLLPHAVRELHRLDVGDAVAAASATPSAIRFYAADGTLLFTEPRGLAAGDAYPQLSIHRGRLQMLLLAAVRERLGADTVRTGARVTGFTDDGSGVVVHTDAGDVTADVLVGADGIGSVVRAALHPGPDPLRFAGITMYRGASRMAPFLDGHTMAIVKGDKGIDLITYPIGPDLVNWVVQVPLGTATSARWNAPASADEVLPHIADWRLGWLDTGELIGNTEQIFTYPMVDKDPLRQWGRGGVTLLGDAAHPMYPVGANGGSQAIVDAWVLADHLASHGVGGLRRYEAERTEETAEVIAANREMHTAGQTRTATELDRITRRYRTDTARSARA; from the coding sequence ATGTCCACTGTGATCGTCATCGCCGGAGCCGGGATCGGCGGCCTCACCGCGGCACTTGCCCTGCAGCAGCGCGGTTTCGAGGTCGTCGTGCTGGAGAGCGCCCGGGAATTGCGCCCGCTGGGCGTCGGCATCAACCTGCTCCCCCACGCCGTCCGGGAACTGCACCGCTTGGACGTGGGAGACGCCGTCGCCGCGGCGTCGGCCACGCCGTCGGCGATCCGCTTCTACGCCGCCGACGGCACACTGCTGTTCACCGAACCACGCGGCCTGGCCGCCGGAGATGCCTACCCGCAATTGTCGATTCACCGCGGTCGCCTGCAGATGCTGTTGCTCGCCGCGGTGCGTGAGCGCCTCGGCGCCGACACCGTCCGGACCGGTGCGCGGGTCACCGGTTTCACAGACGACGGATCTGGCGTCGTCGTCCATACGGACGCCGGAGACGTCACGGCGGACGTACTCGTCGGGGCCGACGGCATCGGTTCGGTGGTACGAGCGGCGCTGCATCCTGGGCCGGATCCGTTGCGGTTCGCCGGCATCACCATGTATCGGGGGGCCAGTCGCATGGCGCCGTTCCTCGACGGGCACACGATGGCAATCGTCAAGGGCGACAAGGGCATCGACCTGATCACCTATCCGATCGGACCGGATCTGGTGAACTGGGTCGTCCAAGTGCCGCTGGGCACGGCGACCTCGGCACGCTGGAACGCCCCCGCGTCGGCCGACGAGGTGCTGCCCCACATCGCGGACTGGCGACTGGGCTGGCTCGACACGGGTGAACTGATCGGCAACACCGAACAGATCTTCACGTATCCGATGGTCGACAAGGATCCGTTGCGGCAGTGGGGTCGCGGCGGGGTGACGCTGCTCGGCGATGCAGCGCACCCGATGTACCCCGTTGGCGCGAACGGTGGTTCGCAGGCGATCGTCGACGCCTGGGTGCTGGCCGATCACCTCGCCTCCCACGGCGTAGGCGGCCTGCGACGCTACGAGGCCGAACGCACCGAGGAGACCGCCGAGGTGATCGCCGCCAACCGCGAGATGCACACCGCGGGCCAGACCCGCACGGCCACCGAGCTCGACCGCATCACCCGCAGATACCGTACCGACACCGCAAGGAGCGCACGCGCATGA